In Phenylobacterium koreense, one DNA window encodes the following:
- a CDS encoding PEPxxWA-CTERM sorting domain-containing protein, whose product MTKLAIIASVFGASVLGLALAAPAQAKVVKVVHEGMVEFGDGDAQLFGAPNNSLTGMHVQSIYTFDLNRGDRFDGVDSAYVQGGSNLGVVGPLLSSSVRINGVTLGLNGGLENRYSASDQLRMHTETAWPAGGVITVDNAAAIDFQGLDFEYGGGFSGVSDWLVYSGGPQQAQIQWVTMTYTVTEVPSAIPEPASWALMIAGFGLTGAALRGSRRAYA is encoded by the coding sequence ATGACCAAGCTGGCCATCATCGCTTCCGTTTTCGGAGCCTCGGTTCTCGGGCTCGCCCTCGCCGCCCCGGCGCAGGCCAAGGTCGTGAAGGTCGTCCATGAAGGCATGGTCGAGTTCGGCGACGGCGACGCCCAGTTGTTCGGCGCCCCCAACAACTCGCTCACCGGCATGCACGTCCAATCGATCTACACCTTCGACCTGAACAGGGGCGATCGGTTCGACGGAGTCGACAGCGCCTATGTCCAAGGCGGGTCGAACCTCGGCGTCGTGGGGCCGCTGCTCTCGTCCTCCGTCAGGATCAACGGCGTGACGCTGGGCCTGAACGGCGGGCTGGAGAACCGGTATTCGGCCTCCGATCAGCTCCGGATGCACACGGAAACGGCCTGGCCGGCCGGCGGGGTGATCACCGTGGACAACGCCGCCGCGATCGACTTCCAGGGCCTGGACTTCGAATACGGCGGCGGTTTCAGCGGCGTGTCGGACTGGCTGGTCTATTCGGGCGGCCCGCAGCAGGCCCAGATCCAATGGGTCACCATGACCTATACGGTGACCGAGGTTCCTTCGGCGATCCCCGAGCCGGCCTCCTGGGCGTTGATGATCGCGGGGTTTGGCCTGACCGGCGCGGCCCTGCGCGGATCGCGCCGCGCCTACGCCTAG
- a CDS encoding serine hydrolase domain-containing protein: protein MKALAAAVAVLAVYPGHAAAATCPAADFQPKAQALIEDFTAQRAFNGSLLLAIDGAPVLRQGVGAANLEWNAPNGPKTKFRLGSITKQFTAAAILQLAQQGKLSIDDPISKYYTDAPPSWSKVTLKHLLTHTSGIPPYTGLAGFERISRQPQTPADLVKLVQDRPLDFEPGERFEYDNTGYVLLGYVIEKVSGQSYADYLRSHIFEPLGMADTGYDDGAAVLAGRAAGYAPRDGGWINAPFVDMSTPFAAGALYSTIDDLLIWDRALDTDKLLTAASRQAMFANYGHGYGFGWRVDRAWDQLRLGHGGAINGFSTVIQRYPDAHLAVVALGNIQTAQSVRLAESLAALCLGKPPYPQQVSVSADLLDRYAGVYRVTPAAFFYVERDGDRLRTRVTGQDAVSFYASGQHSFFSKTVAAALDFQAAGGAPASAVILHQGGRDQTFPRVDASLARAGEAAVTRKNPAAAPGSEAALRRVLAELRAGKPDYARMGEGLARTTRDQAPRIQAMLEGLGDLQVLEFTGVGPAGADIYQAVFANGKLEARLILDPGGKLETLFLRPSL from the coding sequence ATGAAGGCGTTGGCGGCCGCAGTCGCGGTTCTTGCGGTTTACCCGGGCCATGCCGCCGCGGCCACCTGTCCCGCGGCCGACTTCCAGCCCAAGGCGCAGGCGCTGATCGAGGACTTTACGGCGCAGCGCGCCTTCAACGGCTCGCTCCTCCTGGCGATCGACGGCGCACCGGTCCTGCGCCAGGGCGTGGGGGCGGCCAATCTCGAATGGAACGCGCCCAATGGCCCCAAGACCAAGTTTCGGCTGGGCTCGATCACCAAGCAGTTCACCGCGGCGGCGATCCTGCAATTGGCGCAGCAGGGCAAGCTGTCGATCGATGATCCGATCTCGAAATACTACACGGACGCGCCGCCTTCCTGGTCGAAGGTGACGCTGAAGCACCTGCTGACCCACACCTCCGGCATCCCGCCCTATACGGGCCTGGCCGGTTTCGAGCGCATCTCGCGCCAGCCGCAGACCCCGGCGGACCTCGTCAAGCTCGTCCAGGACCGGCCGCTGGATTTCGAGCCTGGCGAACGCTTCGAGTACGACAACACCGGTTATGTCCTGCTGGGCTACGTCATCGAAAAGGTGTCCGGCCAGAGCTACGCCGACTATCTGCGCAGCCACATCTTCGAACCCCTGGGCATGGCCGACACCGGCTATGACGACGGCGCGGCGGTGCTGGCCGGGCGGGCGGCGGGCTACGCGCCGCGCGACGGGGGCTGGATCAATGCGCCCTTCGTCGACATGAGCACGCCGTTCGCCGCAGGGGCACTCTATTCGACTATCGATGACCTGCTGATCTGGGATCGGGCGCTCGATACGGACAAGCTGCTCACCGCCGCCTCGCGGCAGGCCATGTTCGCCAACTACGGCCACGGCTATGGTTTTGGCTGGCGCGTGGACCGCGCCTGGGATCAACTCCGTCTTGGCCATGGCGGCGCCATCAACGGTTTCAGCACGGTGATCCAGCGCTATCCTGACGCGCACCTGGCGGTAGTGGCGCTCGGCAACATCCAGACGGCGCAGTCGGTCAGGCTCGCCGAAAGCCTTGCGGCCCTTTGTCTGGGCAAGCCGCCCTATCCCCAGCAGGTGTCCGTTTCGGCCGATCTGCTCGACCGCTACGCCGGCGTCTATCGCGTGACGCCGGCGGCGTTCTTCTATGTGGAACGCGATGGCGACCGCCTGCGCACCCGGGTCACCGGCCAGGACGCGGTAAGCTTCTATGCAAGCGGCCAGCACAGCTTCTTCTCCAAGACAGTCGCGGCGGCCCTGGATTTCCAGGCGGCCGGCGGCGCGCCAGCCTCGGCCGTGATCCTCCATCAGGGCGGACGGGACCAGACCTTCCCGCGGGTCGATGCAAGCCTTGCGCGGGCAGGCGAGGCCGCTGTGACGAGGAAAAATCCGGCCGCGGCTCCAGGCTCGGAGGCGGCCCTGCGTCGCGTCCTGGCCGAGTTGCGGGCAGGCAAGCCGGACTATGCGCGCATGGGCGAGGGCCTGGCCAGGACGACCCGCGATCAGGCGCCGCGCATCCAGGCCATGCTGGAAGGGTTGGGGGACCTCCAGGTCCTCGAATTCACCGGCGTCGGTCCGGCCGGCGCCGACATCTACCAGGCGGTTTTCGCGAACGGAAAGCTCGAGGCCCGGCTCATTCTCGACCCGGGCGGAAAGCTGGAGACGCTCTTCCTGCGGCCGTCGCTCTAG
- a CDS encoding electron transfer flavoprotein-ubiquinone oxidoreductase: protein MSETIATEAVEREAMEYDVVIVGAGPAGLSAAIRLKQLAEAAGSEISVAVLEKGSEVGAHILSGAVIDPRGINELLPNWKELGIPLDTKVTRDKFVVLGPNGDLDISWLPFPKWMLNHGNYIASLGNVCRALAAHAEALGVEIYPGMAASEVVYNEDGSVKGVVAGVFGIDKDGNRGPDYQPGIELHAKYTFIGEGVRGSLAKQLQARYGLTAGRDAQKFGIGIKELWQVPDENFEPGLTQHTFGWPLDNATGGGSFMYHFGDNYVAIGFVVHLNYKNPWLSPFDEFQRFKTHPSIRGYLEGGKRIAYGARAITEGGAQSLPQLYFPGGVLLGCSAGMVNVPRIKGSHNAVKSGMLAAEAAFEAIQGGRSSDELSAYEATYKKSWIHKELWAVRNFKPLWSKFGTIPGIVLGGADAMIANIMGGWSPWGTLKHGKSDAESTGLAKDYQPIVYPKPDNEVSFDKLSSVFLSSTNHDENQPAHLKLKDPSIPIAVNLPRYGEPARLFCPAGVYEVLYDEQGNNPRFQINFQNCVHCKTCDIKDPSQNINWTTPQGGDGPNYPNM, encoded by the coding sequence ATGAGCGAGACCATCGCCACTGAGGCAGTTGAACGCGAAGCGATGGAATACGACGTCGTGATCGTCGGCGCCGGGCCGGCTGGACTGTCGGCGGCCATTCGTCTGAAGCAACTCGCCGAAGCCGCCGGGAGCGAAATCTCGGTCGCCGTTCTGGAAAAGGGTTCGGAAGTCGGCGCGCACATCCTGTCGGGCGCGGTCATCGACCCGCGGGGCATCAACGAGCTTCTGCCGAACTGGAAAGAGCTGGGCATCCCGCTCGACACCAAGGTCACCCGCGACAAGTTCGTGGTGCTCGGCCCGAACGGCGACCTGGACATCTCCTGGCTGCCCTTCCCGAAGTGGATGCTGAACCACGGCAACTATATCGCCTCGCTCGGCAACGTCTGCCGCGCCCTGGCCGCGCACGCCGAAGCCCTCGGCGTCGAAATCTATCCGGGCATGGCCGCCTCGGAAGTCGTCTATAACGAAGACGGCTCGGTGAAGGGCGTCGTCGCCGGCGTCTTCGGCATCGACAAGGACGGCAATCGGGGCCCCGACTATCAGCCGGGCATCGAGCTGCACGCCAAGTATACCTTCATCGGCGAAGGCGTGCGCGGCTCGCTCGCCAAGCAACTCCAGGCCCGCTACGGCCTGACGGCCGGCCGCGATGCGCAGAAGTTCGGCATCGGCATCAAGGAGCTGTGGCAGGTTCCGGACGAGAACTTCGAGCCCGGCCTCACCCAGCACACGTTCGGCTGGCCGCTGGACAACGCCACCGGCGGCGGCTCGTTCATGTACCACTTCGGGGACAACTACGTCGCCATCGGCTTCGTGGTGCACCTCAACTACAAGAACCCCTGGCTCTCGCCGTTCGACGAGTTCCAGCGCTTCAAGACCCACCCCTCGATCCGCGGCTATCTGGAAGGCGGCAAGCGCATCGCCTACGGCGCTCGCGCGATCACCGAGGGCGGCGCGCAGTCCCTGCCGCAGCTCTACTTCCCGGGCGGCGTCCTGCTGGGCTGCTCGGCCGGCATGGTCAACGTCCCGCGGATCAAGGGCAGCCACAACGCGGTCAAGAGCGGCATGCTCGCCGCCGAGGCGGCCTTCGAGGCGATCCAGGGCGGCCGCTCCAGCGACGAGCTGTCCGCCTACGAGGCGACCTACAAGAAGTCCTGGATCCACAAGGAGCTGTGGGCCGTCCGGAACTTCAAGCCGCTGTGGTCGAAGTTCGGCACCATCCCGGGCATCGTCCTGGGCGGCGCCGACGCCATGATCGCCAACATCATGGGCGGCTGGTCGCCGTGGGGCACGCTGAAGCACGGCAAGTCCGACGCTGAATCGACGGGCCTGGCCAAGGACTACCAGCCGATCGTCTATCCGAAGCCGGACAACGAGGTCAGCTTCGACAAGCTGTCGTCGGTGTTCCTGTCCTCGACCAACCACGACGAGAACCAGCCGGCCCACCTGAAGCTGAAGGATCCGAGCATCCCGATCGCGGTGAACCTGCCGCGATACGGCGAACCGGCTCGCCTCTTCTGCCCGGCCGGCGTCTACGAGGTGCTCTACGACGAGCAGGGGAACAACCCGCGGTTCCAGATCAACTTCCAGAACTGCGTCCACTGCAAGACCTGCGACATCAAGGATCCGTCCCAGAACATCAACTGGACCACGCCCCAGGGCGGCGACGGCCCCAACTACCCGAACATGTGA
- a CDS encoding uracil-DNA glycosylase: MTQPAPLDRATESLLAFWADAGVDAMLLDAPVDRIEAGKFIPPKPPEKPTLAAPRPAARAPAGPDASSTVLEARRLAAESPTLEALKEAISAFDGCPLKFEGARQAVFGRGAVDAPLVVIGEGPGAEEDARGEPFVGRAGQLLDRMLAAAGLTGRVFITNTVFWRPPGNRTPSVQEQLVCQPFVERAIELISPRMLLLVGAPSAKSMLKRDEGILSLRGRWFEWRSEDGKLELPAMPTLHPAFLLRQPGAKKKAWGDLLTLTERLDRPDRAS, from the coding sequence ATGACGCAACCCGCCCCCCTCGATCGCGCTACCGAGAGCCTTCTCGCCTTCTGGGCGGATGCCGGCGTGGACGCCATGCTGCTCGACGCACCGGTCGATCGGATAGAAGCCGGCAAGTTCATCCCACCCAAGCCGCCGGAAAAGCCGACCCTGGCCGCTCCGCGCCCCGCCGCAAGGGCTCCGGCGGGCCCCGACGCCAGCTCCACCGTGCTCGAAGCGCGCAGGCTGGCGGCCGAATCACCCACGCTGGAAGCGCTTAAAGAGGCCATTTCGGCCTTCGACGGCTGCCCCCTGAAGTTCGAGGGCGCCCGCCAGGCGGTGTTCGGGCGGGGCGCGGTCGATGCTCCCCTAGTTGTGATCGGCGAAGGTCCCGGGGCCGAGGAGGACGCCCGGGGCGAGCCCTTCGTCGGGCGCGCCGGCCAACTTCTCGACAGGATGCTGGCCGCCGCCGGCCTGACCGGGCGGGTCTTCATCACCAACACTGTCTTCTGGCGACCGCCGGGCAACCGGACCCCTTCGGTGCAGGAGCAGCTCGTCTGCCAACCCTTTGTGGAACGGGCGATCGAGCTGATTTCGCCACGCATGCTGCTGCTGGTCGGCGCGCCCTCGGCCAAGTCGATGCTGAAGCGTGACGAGGGCATATTGTCGCTGCGCGGACGCTGGTTCGAATGGCGCTCCGAGGACGGAAAACTCGAACTGCCAGCGATGCCTACGCTTCACCCGGCGTTCCTGCTGCGGCAGCCGGGGGCGAAGAAGAAGGCCTGGGGCGACCTGCTCACCTTGACCGAGCGGCTTGATCGGCCGGATCGGGCCTCCTAA
- a CDS encoding lytic transglycosylase domain-containing protein has protein sequence MRGRRGMRIAAMAMICSAIAGTTNAAPQALSPWDAQRYAAAFDAVDRGDFIDAEMQSSEVKDRSLAGHLAFRQLMRPGGHASYEQLAGWLEKYSDLPGAERIYTLASKRKPASAKPLKTPVLAGADWRRVEVTAQGISGKAPADKSRRAREAFYSGDVQRALDLAPAAGERWIAGLAAYRLKDYDLAQSFFSQVARDEEEDAWLRAGAAYWAARSLEQVGDATRAQGFLKLAARHPNTFYGMIAERRVRLEALGQAEAPRTEAAYTPATFPSAPSAHLSPFIREDARAHRATALAQIGMPVEAGLELRAGLALAQTPAERSQWMALILALNAPLTSDADVAAGLPLGRNLTEPDYPTPVLEPKSGFTIDRALVYAIVRQESRFNPAAVSPAGAVGLMQVMPEAAARAAGDDKLKKDMSPMFDPAFNLRVGQDYVTWLMERGVGYDILRTVAAYNGGPGTLLKTAKMVGDEADSLLLIECLPSSETRNYVEKVMAGYWTYRKKFGLDNRTLDAVAQGAAFIDARLDR, from the coding sequence ATGCGGGGACGCAGAGGCATGCGGATCGCGGCCATGGCCATGATCTGCTCGGCCATAGCCGGAACGACGAACGCCGCCCCCCAGGCCCTGAGCCCGTGGGATGCGCAGCGTTATGCGGCCGCGTTCGATGCGGTCGACCGTGGCGACTTCATCGATGCAGAGATGCAATCGTCGGAGGTCAAGGATCGTTCCCTGGCCGGGCACCTTGCGTTCCGCCAACTGATGCGCCCAGGCGGCCACGCCTCTTACGAACAGCTCGCCGGCTGGCTGGAAAAATACAGCGACCTACCGGGCGCCGAGCGGATCTACACTCTGGCCAGCAAGCGCAAGCCGGCGAGCGCCAAGCCGCTCAAGACCCCGGTCCTGGCCGGCGCGGACTGGCGGCGGGTCGAGGTCACAGCCCAGGGCATTTCCGGCAAGGCGCCGGCCGACAAGTCCCGCCGGGCGCGGGAAGCCTTCTATTCCGGCGACGTCCAGCGCGCGCTCGACCTGGCCCCCGCCGCCGGCGAGCGGTGGATCGCCGGGCTCGCAGCCTATCGGCTCAAGGACTACGACCTTGCCCAGAGCTTTTTCAGCCAGGTGGCCCGCGACGAGGAAGAAGACGCCTGGCTGCGGGCAGGCGCGGCCTATTGGGCGGCGCGGTCGCTGGAGCAGGTCGGCGACGCGACCCGGGCGCAGGGCTTCCTGAAGCTGGCGGCGCGGCACCCCAACACCTTCTACGGCATGATCGCAGAGCGGCGCGTACGGCTGGAAGCCTTGGGCCAAGCCGAGGCGCCCCGCACGGAGGCCGCATACACTCCGGCCACCTTCCCTTCCGCGCCCAGCGCGCACCTGTCGCCGTTCATCCGCGAGGACGCTCGCGCGCATCGCGCGACGGCCCTGGCCCAGATCGGCATGCCGGTTGAGGCGGGCCTGGAGCTGCGGGCCGGGCTGGCTCTGGCCCAGACGCCGGCCGAGCGCTCGCAGTGGATGGCGCTGATCCTGGCGCTGAACGCGCCGTTGACCTCGGACGCCGACGTCGCCGCCGGCCTGCCGCTGGGTCGCAACCTGACCGAGCCGGACTATCCGACGCCCGTGCTGGAGCCGAAGTCGGGCTTCACCATCGACCGGGCGCTGGTCTACGCCATCGTCCGCCAGGAAAGCCGCTTCAACCCGGCCGCCGTCTCGCCCGCCGGAGCGGTCGGCCTGATGCAGGTCATGCCCGAGGCGGCGGCCCGCGCGGCCGGCGACGACAAGCTCAAGAAAGATATGAGCCCGATGTTCGACCCGGCCTTCAACCTGAGGGTCGGGCAGGACTACGTCACCTGGCTGATGGAACGTGGGGTCGGCTACGACATCCTGCGCACGGTCGCGGCCTACAACGGCGGCCCCGGCACGCTGCTGAAGACCGCCAAGATGGTTGGTGACGAAGCCGACAGCCTGCTGCTGATCGAGTGCCTGCCGAGCTCCGAGACCCGCAACTACGTCGAGAAGGTGATGGCCGGCTACTGGACCTACCGGAAGAAGTTCGGCCTCGACAACAGGACGCTCGACGCGGTGGCCCAGGGCGCGGCCTTCATCGACGCGCGGCTCGACCGCTAG
- a CDS encoding cell wall biosynthesis glycosyltransferase, with protein sequence MISTIILAGGADRDLASLLSALVPAAVDGLVRDVVVVAGTPDQATVAICEDAGAELSSDLSAAVARARSELLLVAPEDLRLRPGWHESVRRHLEGRGGRALVCEADAGLLARLMPPRRAGILVEKTRFEEIAPVSLEVLRRGLGSAPRLS encoded by the coding sequence ATGATTTCCACGATCATCCTGGCGGGCGGCGCCGACCGTGACCTGGCGTCGTTGCTCTCGGCCCTGGTGCCCGCGGCGGTGGACGGCCTAGTGCGCGACGTCGTCGTGGTCGCCGGAACGCCCGACCAGGCCACGGTCGCGATCTGCGAGGACGCCGGCGCGGAGCTTTCGAGCGACCTGTCGGCGGCCGTGGCGCGGGCCAGGTCCGAGCTTTTGCTGGTCGCGCCCGAGGACCTGCGGCTGCGCCCCGGCTGGCACGAGAGCGTGCGGCGCCATCTGGAAGGAAGAGGCGGCCGGGCCCTGGTCTGCGAGGCCGACGCAGGGCTTCTGGCGCGTCTCATGCCGCCGCGCCGAGCCGGAATCCTCGTCGAAAAGACGCGGTTCGAGGAGATTGCTCCGGTCAGTCTGGAGGTGCTTCGCCGCGGCTTAGGCTCCGCGCCCCGCCTCAGCTAG
- a CDS encoding alkaline phosphatase family protein yields MPNPSSFTRRRLVTSAAQLASLTAATTLMPPNVQKLMAQTPQRTGTLRDIKHVVLMMFENRSFDHYFGTLAGVRGFDDPKALKLSTGKSVFHQPDAENPVGYTLPFHLDTFSSNAQKLPSTSHAWPVQHRAWNGGAMDQWLPAHRAADGPDGPYTMGYFKREDIPFHYALAEAFTVCDDYYCSVMGPTWPNRLYYMSGMIDPDAMGGGPVIRNKAPPEGFRWKTYAERLEEAGVSWRVYQEQEGQPHNLLREFAQFKNAPAGSPLALKGMPAPSPGLFEYEALHDKLPTVSWVCPTREASEHPDHMPAAGAAFIAGKLDALAANPDVWAKTAVIINYDENDGLFDHVAPPVPPAGTPGEFVGGLPIGGGFRVPCIIVSPWTAGGWVCSEPFDHTSVLQFLERVTGVRETNITEWRRQTFGDLTAAFRFGKPTGALPLLPGTGGLLKHAEYAAANLPPPAIPGAEQSMPKQEKGKRKRVPDKR; encoded by the coding sequence ATGCCGAATCCGTCCTCGTTCACCCGTCGGCGCCTGGTGACGAGCGCGGCGCAGCTTGCGTCGCTTACCGCGGCCACGACGCTGATGCCGCCGAACGTGCAGAAGCTGATGGCGCAAACGCCGCAGCGGACGGGCACGCTGCGCGACATCAAACACGTCGTGCTGATGATGTTCGAGAACCGCTCCTTCGACCACTATTTCGGCACCCTGGCCGGCGTGCGCGGATTCGACGATCCCAAGGCGCTGAAGCTCTCCACCGGCAAGAGCGTCTTCCACCAGCCCGACGCCGAGAACCCGGTCGGCTACACCCTGCCCTTCCACCTCGACACCTTCTCGAGCAACGCCCAGAAGCTGCCGTCCACCAGCCACGCCTGGCCGGTTCAGCATCGCGCCTGGAACGGCGGCGCCATGGACCAGTGGCTACCGGCGCACCGCGCGGCCGACGGCCCGGACGGCCCCTATACGATGGGTTACTTCAAGCGCGAGGACATCCCGTTCCACTATGCGCTGGCCGAGGCGTTCACCGTCTGCGACGACTACTACTGCTCGGTGATGGGTCCGACCTGGCCCAATCGGCTTTACTATATGAGCGGCATGATCGATCCCGACGCCATGGGCGGCGGTCCGGTCATCCGCAACAAGGCCCCGCCCGAGGGCTTCCGCTGGAAGACTTACGCCGAACGTCTGGAAGAGGCTGGCGTCTCCTGGCGCGTCTATCAGGAGCAGGAAGGCCAGCCGCACAACCTGCTGCGTGAGTTCGCCCAGTTCAAAAACGCGCCGGCCGGCTCACCGCTCGCCCTGAAGGGCATGCCGGCCCCATCCCCGGGCCTGTTCGAATACGAAGCGCTGCACGACAAGCTGCCCACGGTCTCGTGGGTTTGCCCGACCCGCGAGGCCTCGGAGCATCCCGACCACATGCCGGCCGCCGGCGCGGCCTTCATCGCCGGCAAGCTCGACGCGCTCGCCGCCAACCCGGACGTCTGGGCCAAGACCGCTGTCATCATCAATTACGACGAGAACGACGGCTTGTTCGACCACGTCGCACCGCCCGTTCCGCCGGCGGGGACGCCGGGTGAGTTCGTCGGCGGTCTGCCGATCGGCGGCGGCTTCCGCGTGCCCTGCATCATCGTCTCGCCCTGGACCGCGGGCGGCTGGGTGTGCAGCGAGCCGTTCGACCACACCTCGGTCCTGCAGTTCCTGGAGCGCGTCACCGGCGTACGCGAGACCAACATCACCGAGTGGCGGCGCCAGACCTTCGGCGACCTGACCGCCGCATTCCGCTTCGGCAAGCCGACCGGCGCGCTGCCGCTGCTGCCCGGCACGGGCGGGCTGCTCAAGCACGCCGAGTACGCTGCGGCCAACCTGCCGCCGCCCGCGATCCCCGGCGCCGAGCAGAGCATGCCAAAACAGGAGAAGGGCAAGCGCAAGCGGGTGCCCGACAAGCGCTGA
- a CDS encoding PA0069 family radical SAM protein, translating to MLLDVNTFSQQVRGRGARSNATGRYESQVRETFDDGWTVDDPEPAQLRTTLEVEKARKIITTNDSPDVGFSRSINPYRGCEHGCIYCYARPAHAYMGLSPGLDFESHLFFKPEAAKLLEKELSSPRYRPEFIHIGGNTDPYQPIERKTRTTRGVLEVLERFGHPCSIITKSALILRDLDILSAMGRRNLVRVAISVTSLDRKLARSMEPRAATPERRIAAIKALAEAGVPVSVMFAPSIPGLNDHEMEAVLEKAAAAGASGAGYVALRLPLEIKDLFQEWLATDHPDRAARVMSLVRQMRGGADYDAQWGTRMKGQGPIADLMAKRFEAAKKRFGLTAKFSGLDASQFRVPPKAGDQRDLFNG from the coding sequence ATGCTCTTGGACGTGAACACGTTCAGCCAGCAGGTCCGCGGACGAGGCGCCAGATCGAACGCCACCGGCCGCTACGAATCCCAGGTCCGGGAGACCTTCGACGACGGCTGGACCGTGGACGATCCCGAGCCGGCGCAGCTCCGGACGACCCTCGAGGTCGAGAAGGCGCGGAAGATCATCACCACCAATGACAGCCCGGACGTCGGGTTCTCGCGCTCGATCAATCCCTATCGGGGCTGCGAGCACGGTTGCATCTACTGCTACGCCCGCCCGGCCCACGCCTATATGGGCCTCTCGCCCGGCCTGGACTTCGAGAGCCATCTCTTCTTCAAGCCGGAGGCGGCCAAGCTGCTGGAGAAGGAACTCTCTTCCCCGCGCTATCGGCCCGAGTTCATCCATATCGGCGGCAACACCGATCCCTATCAGCCGATCGAGCGCAAGACCCGCACCACCCGCGGGGTGCTGGAGGTGCTGGAGCGGTTCGGGCACCCCTGCTCCATCATCACCAAATCCGCCCTGATCCTGCGCGACCTCGACATCCTGTCGGCCATGGGACGGCGGAACCTCGTTCGGGTGGCGATCTCGGTGACCAGCCTGGACCGCAAGCTGGCGCGCAGCATGGAGCCGCGCGCCGCGACGCCCGAACGGCGGATCGCGGCGATCAAGGCCCTGGCCGAGGCCGGAGTGCCGGTCAGCGTGATGTTCGCTCCCTCGATCCCCGGCCTGAACGACCACGAGATGGAGGCGGTGCTGGAGAAGGCCGCGGCCGCCGGGGCCTCCGGCGCGGGCTACGTGGCGCTGCGGCTGCCGCTGGAGATCAAGGACCTCTTCCAGGAATGGCTGGCCACCGACCACCCGGACCGCGCGGCCAGGGTGATGTCGCTGGTGCGCCAGATGCGCGGCGGCGCCGACTACGACGCGCAGTGGGGCACGCGGATGAAGGGGCAAGGCCCTATCGCCGACCTGATGGCGAAGCGCTTCGAGGCGGCGAAGAAGCGCTTCGGCCTCACCGCCAAGTTCAGCGGCCTGGACGCGTCGCAGTTCCGCGTGCCGCCGAAGGCCGGCGACCAGCGAGACCTGTTCAACGGCTAA
- a CDS encoding DUF4328 domain-containing protein — protein MSGSTRDPTPLGRAVIVLLWIYAAAEVIFFILEFMRLAALGQAESDMGANLYFQTYGADAEVLLGLFSILYLLTYAMAGIVTLKWIYRINLNAKALAPDKQVSPVWAVGWYFIPFASLFMPFKAMRETWQISRSPDTWREEPVPALLRWWWGLYIASSSISLASSRLDMAAATVGDMALASLLTLLATPLTLALCLVLMRIVRRISETQTAKLPGATSSAEIVALAEVSG, from the coding sequence ATGAGCGGTTCAACACGAGATCCGACGCCGTTAGGGCGTGCCGTCATAGTGCTGCTGTGGATCTACGCGGCGGCCGAGGTGATTTTCTTCATTCTCGAATTCATGCGCCTCGCCGCTTTGGGACAGGCGGAATCGGACATGGGCGCCAACCTGTACTTCCAGACCTATGGAGCTGACGCCGAAGTATTGCTTGGGCTATTCAGCATTCTCTATCTCCTGACCTACGCGATGGCCGGGATCGTCACGCTCAAGTGGATCTATCGGATCAATCTGAACGCCAAGGCCCTGGCGCCTGACAAGCAGGTCTCGCCCGTCTGGGCCGTAGGCTGGTACTTCATCCCTTTCGCGTCATTGTTCATGCCGTTCAAGGCGATGCGAGAGACTTGGCAGATAAGTCGCTCGCCCGACACTTGGCGCGAGGAGCCTGTACCCGCCCTGCTACGCTGGTGGTGGGGCCTTTATATCGCTTCATCGAGCATAAGCCTTGCGTCCAGCCGCCTGGACATGGCCGCAGCGACAGTGGGCGACATGGCGCTGGCCAGCCTGCTCACCCTGTTGGCGACACCACTCACCTTGGCGCTTTGCCTGGTCCTGATGCGGATAGTCCGGCGAATCTCCGAGACGCAGACGGCGAAGTTACCCGGGGCGACGAGCAGCGCGGAGATAGTGGCGCTAGCGGAAGTCAGCGGCTGA